From the Kogia breviceps isolate mKogBre1 chromosome 15, mKogBre1 haplotype 1, whole genome shotgun sequence genome, one window contains:
- the CEP76 gene encoding centrosomal protein of 76 kDa — protein sequence MSLPPEKASELKQLIHQQLSKMDVHGRIREILAETIREELAPDQQQLSTEDLIKALRRRGIIDDVMKELNFVTDNVDQELPSSPKQPVGFTDKQSTLLKKTNIDPTRRYLYLQVLGGKAFLEHLQEPEPLPGQACSTFTLCLHFRNQRFRSKPVPCACEPDFHDGFLLEVHRENLGDGTRMADSTTMLSISDPVHMVLIKTDIFAETTLVASYFLEWRSVLGSENGVTNLTVELMGVGTESKVSVGILNIKLEMYPPLNQTLSQEVVNTQLALERQKTAEKERLFLVYAKQWWREYLQIRPSHNSRLVKIFAQDENGINRPVCSYVRPLRAGRLLDTPRQAARFVNVLGYERAPVIGGGGKQEQWCTLLAFLCRNKGDCEDHANLLCSLLLGYGLEAFVCVGTKAKGVPHAWVMTCGTDGTITFWESLTGHRYLHKPTNPDEPSAAEQPKPLYPYRTIGCVFNHQMFLGNCQPSDSVESCVFDLNDESKWKPMSEEAIKSVCAPGATTSLPPFPPLCASTIDASVTSNEIEMQLRLLVSEHRKDLGLTTVWEDQLSYLLSPALASYEFERTTSISAGNEEFQDAIRRAVPDGHTFKGFPIHFVYRNARRAFATCLRSPFCEEIICCRGDQVRLAVRVRVFTYPESACAVWIMFACKYRSVL from the exons ATGTCGTTACCTCCAGAGAAGGCGTCCGAGCTGAAGCAGCTCATCCACCAGCAGCTGAGCAAG ATGGATGTCCATGGCAGGATAAGAGAAATCCTTGCTGAAACCATACGGGAAGAACTGGCACCTGATCAACAACAGTTATCAACCGAAGATTTGATCAAAGCCCTTAGACGCCGGGGAATCATTGATGATGTGATGAAAGAACTTAATTTTGTTACT GATAATGTTGATCAAGAACTCCCTTCCTCTCCAAAACAACCTGTTGGCTTTACTGATAAACAATCAAcgttgttaaaaaaaa CTAATATTGATCCAACACGGAGGTATCTTTACCTTCAGGTTTTGGGTGGAAAAGCTTTCTTGGAACATCTGCAAGAACCTGAGCCTTTACCAGGACAAGCTTGTTCAACCTTTACTTTATGTTTACATTTTCGAAACCAACGTTTTCGTTCTAAACCTGTTCCATGTGCCTGTGAACCAGATTTTCATGATGGTTTTTTACTTGAAGTACACAGAGAAAATTTAG GTGATGGAACTAGAATGGCTGATTCAACAACAATGTTATCAATAAGTGACCCAGTTCATATGGTGCTAATCAAAACAGACATATTTGCCGAGACCACTTTGGTAGCATCCTATTTTCTTGAATGGCGATCGGTTTTGGGCTCAGAAAATGGAGTGACCAATCTTACTGTGGAACTTATGGGTGTAG GCACAGAATCAAAAGTTTCTGTgggaattttaaatataaaacttgaGATGTACCCACCACTCAATCAAACATTATCTCAGGAAGTAGTGAACACACAG ctTGCTTTGGAACGTCAGAAAACTGCAGAGAAAGAGCGGTTATTTCTTGTGTATGCTAAGCAGTGgtggagagaatatttgcaaattcgACCCTCACACAATTCACGGCTGGTTAAGATTTTTGCACAG GATGAAAATGGGATAAATAGACCAGTCTGTTCTTATGTTAGACCACTTCGAGCTGGGAGGCTTCTGGATACTCCAAGGCAAGCAGCAAGATTTGTTAATGTCCTTGGTTATGAAAGAGCCCCTGTTATCGGAGGAGGAGGTAAACAGGAACAGTGGTGCACTCTGCTGGCCTTTCTCTGTAGAAACAAG GGAGACTGTGAAGACCATGCCAACCTCCTGTGCAGCCTCCTTCTCGGATATGGGCTGGAAGCCTTTGTCTGTGTCGGGACAAAGGCCAAGGGAGTGCCCCATGCGTGGGTTATGACGTGTGGGACTGATGGAACCATCACTTTTTGGGAGAGTTTAACAGGACACAG GTACCTCCACAAACCTACCAATCCTGATGAACCTTCAGCTGCTGAACAGCCCAAACCGTTGTACCCGTATCGAACAATCGGTTGTGTTTTCAATCATCAGATGTTCCTGGGAAACTGTCAGCCCTCTGACTCAGTAGAAAGCTGTGTGTTTGATTTGAATGATGAGTCCAAATGGAAACCCATGAGTGAGGAAGCAATTAAATCCGTGTGTGCGCCAGGGGCCACCACGtcgctccctcccttccctccgcTGTGTGCATCCACGATCGATGCTTCGGtaacaagcaatgaaattgaaatgcAGCTCAGGCTACTCGTGTCGGAACACAGGAAG GATCTTGGCCTCACTACTGTTTGGGAAGACCAGCTTTCCTATCTCTTATCACCAGCTCTGGCATCTTATGAATTTGAGCGTACAACCAGTATATCTGCAGGCAATGAAGAATTTCAGGATGCTATTAGGAGGGCTGTACCTGATGGTCACACATTTAAAGGGTTCCCGATACActttgtgtatagaaatgcacgGCGCGCCTTTGCCACATGCCTTCG gTCTCCTTTCTGTGAAGAAATAATCTGTTGCCGTGGAGACCAGGTGCGACTGGCAGTTCGTGTCCGAGTGTTTACTTACCCTGAATCTGCATGTGCTGTTTGGATCATGTTTGCTTGTAAATATCGCTCGGTACTATAG